In Methanosphaera cuniculi, a single window of DNA contains:
- the thiL gene encoding thiamine-phosphate kinase: MKISQLGEKKLIRRLLKKRDEKLPNTHPMIIQSYHDDAAIQPNTTKYTTLSTDMLIEHTHFPKKMTPYDMGAKSVCVNVSDIIAMNSKPESILISLGLPPTMSIDEFDNLIDGILDTCEKYDITLIGGDLNTSDEIIISATSVGISDGNIKFLNNIQKNNLIAVTGKLGSPAAAYDLIYHEDADIPEIEKQEIIDSFIKPTIPYDTFKFLHKHPKLIMAMTDITDGLAVELGHLHDNNNGYGFKINKELIPYNKYIKQVAKRNNKKLNDYLLHFGEEFELLLILDENEYIKYKDQLEDITVIGYVNCDDKITILENNGKEFEVKTQGYEHLSGEK; this comes from the coding sequence ATGAAAATTTCACAACTAGGAGAAAAAAAGCTCATAAGACGTTTACTTAAAAAAAGAGATGAAAAACTTCCAAATACACATCCTATGATAATACAAAGCTATCATGATGATGCAGCAATCCAACCTAACACTACAAAATATACCACCCTAAGTACTGATATGCTAATAGAACACACACACTTTCCAAAAAAAATGACACCATATGATATGGGAGCAAAAAGTGTATGTGTGAATGTAAGTGACATAATAGCAATGAACTCAAAACCAGAATCCATACTAATATCACTAGGATTACCACCAACTATGAGTATAGATGAGTTTGACAATCTCATTGATGGAATTCTTGATACATGTGAAAAATACGATATAACACTAATTGGTGGAGATTTAAACACATCAGATGAAATTATAATATCAGCAACAAGTGTAGGAATATCAGATGGAAATATTAAATTTCTAAATAACATACAAAAAAACAACCTAATAGCTGTTACAGGAAAACTAGGATCACCAGCAGCAGCATATGATCTGATATATCATGAAGATGCTGATATACCAGAAATTGAAAAACAAGAGATTATTGATTCATTTATAAAACCAACAATTCCATATGATACATTTAAATTTCTACATAAACATCCAAAGCTAATTATGGCAATGACAGATATTACAGATGGACTTGCTGTTGAACTTGGTCATTTACATGATAATAACAATGGATATGGGTTTAAAATTAATAAAGAATTAATTCCATATAATAAATATATAAAACAAGTAGCAAAACGTAATAATAAAAAATTAAATGATTATTTACTTCATTTTGGTGAAGAATTTGAATTACTTCTTATTTTAGATGAAAATGAGTATATAAAATATAAAGATCAATTAGAGGACATTACAGTTATCGGATATGTAAACTGTGATGATAAAATTACAATTTTAGAAAATAATGGTAAAGAATTTGAGGTTAAAACTCAAGGATATGAACATTTAAGTGGTGAAAAGTAG
- a CDS encoding Zn-ribbon domain-containing OB-fold protein has protein sequence MSDIIKGWRHNDQRYNLIGTKCKTCNTTFFPKKVVCPNCRSHGEIEDLQFKGTGKIYSFSVIHAATDEFKTNSPYAVAIIELDEGAKITAQIADCDVDELNIGDEVEVIFRKIREEGKDGVITYGYKFKLKE, from the coding sequence ATGAGTGACATTATAAAAGGATGGCGTCATAACGATCAACGATACAACTTAATAGGAACTAAGTGTAAAACATGTAATACAACCTTTTTTCCTAAAAAAGTAGTTTGCCCTAATTGTAGAAGCCACGGTGAAATAGAAGACCTCCAATTCAAAGGAACCGGTAAAATATATTCATTTTCAGTAATTCATGCAGCAACAGATGAATTTAAAACAAACTCACCATATGCTGTAGCAATCATAGAACTTGATGAAGGAGCAAAAATAACAGCACAAATCGCAGACTGTGATGTGGATGAATTAAATATTGGTGATGAAGTAGAAGTCATATTTAGAAAAATAAGAGAAGAAGGAAAAGACGGAGTTATCACATATGGATACAAATTCAAACTCAAAGAATAA
- a CDS encoding radical SAM protein — MKCDICPNYCEITEESNKTECKLDPFYDDENRIYTCNIEVEPIESNFYHFLPGSKTLSVGLIGCNLQCPSCTNYKTTQFENDLLIPKVKYSPRDIVNMAYDNDAETITWKFSEPTIHPKWIIKTAQIAQEYNIKTAIVTNGFTSPEALEKTKDYIDAVCLNIKSPSDTYYKQVCKGRLKPIISTLNFYYKKHIHLEVEYTLIPEYNDTPKEVVEFAEYIKEISTEKIPIHIKQFIPVYKLKHIKPTNEKYMLKTCDRLNQMGFKYVYPEITTKQQYKNNTYCHHCKHLLIKRSQDYQIDDHITENQGCPHCNHKAYVIE; from the coding sequence ATGAAGTGTGATATTTGTCCGAATTATTGTGAAATAACAGAGGAATCCAACAAAACAGAATGTAAACTAGATCCATTCTATGATGATGAAAATCGTATATATACATGTAACATAGAAGTTGAACCAATAGAAAGTAACTTTTATCATTTTCTACCTGGCAGTAAAACATTAAGTGTTGGTCTTATTGGTTGTAACTTACAATGTCCATCATGTACAAATTATAAAACAACTCAGTTTGAAAATGACTTGCTTATTCCTAAGGTTAAATATTCACCTAGAGATATTGTTAATATGGCTTATGATAATGATGCTGAAACTATTACATGGAAATTTTCAGAACCAACTATTCATCCAAAATGGATAATTAAAACAGCACAAATAGCACAAGAGTATAATATAAAAACAGCAATTGTTACAAATGGATTTACTAGTCCTGAAGCTCTTGAAAAAACAAAAGATTATATAGATGCAGTATGTCTAAATATTAAAAGTCCAAGTGATACATACTACAAACAAGTATGTAAAGGACGACTAAAACCAATAATCTCAACACTCAACTTCTACTATAAAAAACATATACACCTAGAAGTTGAATACACACTAATACCAGAATACAATGATACACCAAAAGAAGTAGTGGAATTTGCAGAATATATCAAGGAAATAAGCACAGAAAAAATACCAATACACATAAAACAATTCATACCAGTATATAAACTAAAACACATAAAACCAACAAATGAAAAATACATGCTAAAAACATGTGACAGACTAAATCAGATGGGCTTTAAATATGTGTATCCTGAAATTACAACAAAACAACAATATAAAAATAATACATACTGTCATCATTGTAAACATTTACTAATTAAAAGATCACAAGACTACCAGATAGATGATCATATAACAGAAAATCAAGGCTGTCCACACTGCAATCATAAAGCATATGTAATTGAATAA
- the cfbA gene encoding sirohydrochlorin nickelochelatase, with protein MTQNTGILFIGHGSRLPYNKKVVTEVAEKYAQLHPDYHVDVGFMELVEPNIPTAFNTLKEKEVDRIIVNPIFLANGMHTRVDIPTILGLETEEMKQFQSHHVHHHHDHDHDHDHAHHHHHHHHHEAKSDTVDFDGEIIYLPPIGADDKIAEIITDKINQELEHPDKNPDNTGILLIGHGSTLPYNNEVVEEIAQKYIDDNPDYNIEVGFMQLSTPTIPDAVEKLKQKGVENIIANPVFLAEGIHTKIDIPSTLNLEVQPVENYNPPNKAYDTVDFDGEITLTTPLGADDIIVDIIDERISKHM; from the coding sequence ATGACACAAAATACAGGAATTTTATTTATAGGTCATGGAAGTAGACTACCATACAATAAAAAAGTAGTAACAGAAGTTGCAGAAAAATACGCACAATTACATCCAGACTACCATGTAGATGTAGGATTTATGGAACTTGTAGAACCAAATATTCCAACAGCTTTCAATACTCTTAAAGAAAAAGAAGTAGATCGTATAATAGTAAATCCAATATTCCTTGCTAATGGAATGCATACACGTGTTGACATACCAACAATACTTGGTCTTGAAACAGAAGAAATGAAACAATTCCAATCACACCACGTACACCATCATCACGATCACGACCATGACCATGACCACGCACACCACCATCACCATCATCATCACCATGAAGCAAAATCAGACACAGTAGATTTTGATGGTGAAATTATATATCTTCCACCAATTGGTGCTGATGATAAAATTGCAGAAATAATAACAGATAAAATAAACCAAGAACTAGAACATCCTGATAAAAACCCAGATAACACAGGAATTCTCCTAATAGGACATGGAAGTACACTACCATATAACAACGAAGTAGTTGAAGAAATAGCACAAAAATACATTGATGATAACCCAGATTATAACATTGAAGTAGGATTTATGCAACTTAGTACACCAACAATACCAGATGCAGTAGAAAAATTAAAACAAAAAGGTGTTGAAAATATTATTGCAAATCCAGTATTTCTAGCTGAAGGAATACACACAAAAATAGATATTCCATCAACACTTAATCTTGAAGTACAACCTGTTGAAAACTACAATCCACCAAACAAAGCATATGACACAGTAGACTTTGATGGTGAAATAACTCTAACAACACCACTTGGTGCTGATGATATAATTGTTGATATAATAGATGAAAGAATCAGCAAACACATGTAA
- the cfbA gene encoding sirohydrochlorin nickelochelatase codes for MDTNSNSKNNTGILLIGHGSRLPYNKEVVYTLAEKYAETKPDYEIEVGFMELAEPNIPTAFNTLKEKGVDRIIVTPVFLAHGMHTKRDIPTILGLEPADVEAEIAKANGEEEHHCHHHDHDHEHGHHHGHGHGHGHHHHHHHDEEPQTVEFDGEIIYTEPLGADDAIVDIITSRIEPHLE; via the coding sequence ATGGATACAAATTCAAACTCAAAGAATAATACAGGAATATTATTAATAGGACATGGAAGTAGACTACCATACAACAAAGAAGTAGTATACACACTAGCAGAAAAATATGCAGAAACCAAACCAGACTACGAAATAGAAGTAGGATTCATGGAACTTGCAGAACCAAACATACCAACAGCATTTAACACCCTTAAAGAAAAAGGTGTAGATAGAATTATTGTAACACCAGTATTTCTAGCACACGGAATGCACACAAAACGTGATATTCCAACAATACTAGGACTTGAACCAGCTGATGTTGAAGCAGAAATTGCAAAAGCAAACGGGGAAGAAGAACACCACTGCCACCACCATGATCACGACCATGAACATGGACACCACCACGGACACGGACATGGACATGGACACCACCATCATCATCACCATGATGAAGAACCTCAAACAGTTGAATTTGATGGTGAAATCATATACACAGAACCACTTGGTGCTGATGATGCAATAGTTGATATTATTACAAGTCGTATAGAACCACACCTTGAATAA